A stretch of the Capricornis sumatraensis isolate serow.1 chromosome 19, serow.2, whole genome shotgun sequence genome encodes the following:
- the MOAP1 gene encoding LOW QUALITY PROTEIN: modulator of apoptosis 1 (The sequence of the model RefSeq protein was modified relative to this genomic sequence to represent the inferred CDS: inserted 9 bases in 6 codons; substituted 6 bases at 6 genomic stop codons), translated as MVSTASLEQRLSVIKHSVTAAGHAAGWPPLLLPEPQPVAVAVGPAGRLPPTPGPSLQPVPPPVAQQGPPAATRPRLRRRRQTRASPPCSAESPVPGSGHRARLQSWAGPGSHLLSGLARLPAVPDAATLGASGSGRKRACPAPERPGPPRDLFRPAESSAASGGQLFPRRASGIPLGCASSGEEAAPRVPRAWRSGKRREQVLVPRLPAMDSHKQLDPRPREAPVTACRSGAGRSPSETRTLTRLNSSNAEEYCELRWCQWCGENWNLNLVWGTLTLRLLGDWCRGMDVNSRKAPLVAGIAQSCDVAEXLRAGVAPLGEYRLFGRMSRRDEIRNVALIGLTEETSHALVPKEIPGGRGACRVLIKSPDPDSEFLSKANELLEGEGVTLGKFTRALAYGNDRLXLDXDVILGLRALLLAQAVHKALQPALQHLKXKKXEVFSGSDPPEPEVFESWLLHTTQMMRIXKMXDVEKTRRLLESFRDPASGIIXLLQINNPFITTPKCLQALXELQVKYLTTYQKEGENXAXVLRLERLLQKLVERGDLEXSPEQVLAEAVHRTPVQAGFLELLTLIKDEEAAEEEEEGALLQAGLEGHFT; from the exons ATGGTGAGCACGGCCAGCCTGGAGCAAAGACTAAGTGTGATTAAGCACAGCGTGACTGCAGCCGGTCACGCGGCGGGCTGGCCCCCGCTGCTGCTGCCCGAGCCCCAGCCTGTGGCTGTGGCGGTCGGCCCAGCCGGGAGGCTTCCCCCGACACCTGGGCCTTCCCTGCAGCCGGTCCCGCCCCCTGTCGCGCAGCAGGGACCGCCGGCCGCGACGCGACCAAGGCTGCGCAGGCGGCGCCAGACCCGGGCCTCTCCGCCTTGCAGCGCCGAGAGCCCAGTGCCGGGCAGCGGCCACCGGGCGAGGCTGCAGAGCTGGGCAGGTCCCGGGTCTCACCTCCTGTCCGGGTTGGCCCGCCTGCCCGCCGTCCCGGATGCTGCCACACTCGGGGCTTCCGGCTCGGGCCGGAAGCGCGCATGCCCCGCCCCCGAAAGACCCGGCCCTCCCCGTGAC CTGTTCCGCCCTGCGGAAAGCTCCGCAGCGTCGGGCGGTCAGCTGTTCCCCCGGCGCGCCTCTGGTATCCCCCTTGGGTGTGCATCGAGTGGAGAAGAGGCCGCCCCTCGCGTTCCTCGGGCCTGGCGGTCCGGGAAGCGTCGCGAGCAGGTCCTGGTGCCTCGGCTGCCGGCGATGGACTCACACAAACAGCTAGATCCGAGGCCCCGAGAGGCTCCGGTGACTGCTTGCCGCAGTGGGGCTGGCCGCAG CCCGTCGGAAACTCGGACATTAACCAGACTTAACTCTAGTAACGCGGAGGAATACTGTGAATTGCGGTGGTGTCAATGGTGTGGGGAAAATTGGAATTTAAATCTTGTTTGGGGCACCCTGACGCTGAGGCTCTTAGGAGACTGGTGTAGGGGGATGGATGTGAACTCGCGGAAAGCGCCGTTGGTTGCCGGCATAGCCCAGAGCTGTGATGTGGCAG ATCTGCGAGCTGGTGTAGCCCCCTTAGGGGAGTACCGACTCTTCGGGAGGATGTCCCGGAGGGACGAGATCAGGAATGTAGCCTTAATAGGACTTACTGAGGAGACAAGTCATGCTCTGGTCCCTAAGGAGATACCCGGAGGTAGAGGTGCCTGTAGAGTGCTCATTAAGTCCCCTGACCCAGATAGTGAATTTTTAAGCAAAGCAAATGAACTCTTAGAGGGGGAGGGCGTGACATTGGGTAAGTTTACCAGAGCTCTTGCGTATGGAAACGACCGTT ATCTAGACTAGGATGTGATTCTAGGACTACGGGCCCTTTTGTTGGCACAGGCAGTCCATAAGGCTCTTCAGCCTGCTCTGCAACACCTGAAATAGAAAAA CGAAGTTTTCTCAGGTAGTGATCCTCCAGAGCCAGAAGTGTTTGAATCCTGGCTGCTTCATACTACTCAAATGATGAGGATATGAAAGATGTAAGATGTCGAAAAAACAAGGCGATTGCTAGAGAGCTTCAGAGACCCAGCATCCGGTATCATTTGACTCTTGCAGATAAACAATCCTTTTATCACAACTCCTAAATGcctgcaggctct ggagttgcaGGTCAAATACCTGACCACTTACCAGAAGGAGGGAGAAAA TGCTTAGGTACTAAGGCTGGAGCGTTTACTACAGAAACTGGTAGAGAGAGGAGACTTGG TGAGCCCGGAGCAGGTCCTTGCTGAAGCAGTCCACAGAACACCAGTGCAGGCAGGCTTCTTAGAGTTACTGACCCTAATAAAGGATGAAGAGGCagctgaagaggaggaggagggtgccctcctccaggcaggacTTGAGGGACATTTCACCTGA
- the LYSET gene encoding lysosomal enzyme trafficking factor isoform X1: MPKPPDYSELSDSLTLAVGTGRFSGPLHRAWRMMNFRQRMGWIGVGLYLLASAAAFYYVFEINETYNRLALEHIQQHPEEPLEGTTWTHSLKTRLLSLPFWFWTIVFLIPYLQMFLFLYSCTRADPKTVGYCIIPICLAVICNRHQAFVKASNQISRLQLIDT, translated from the exons ATGCCAAAGCCACCCGATTATTCAGAACTGAGTGACTCTTTAACGCTTGCCGTGGGAACAGGAAGATTTTCGGGACCACT GCACAGAGCATGGAGAATGATGAATTTCCGTCAGCGGATGGGATGGATCGGAGTGGGACTCTATCTATTAGCAAGTGCAGCGGCATTTTACTACGTTTTTGAAATCAATGAGACTTACAACAGGCTGGCCTTGGAACACATTCAAcagcacccagaggagccccttgaAGGAACCACGTGGACACACTCCTTGAAAACTCGGTTGCTCTCCCTGCCTTTTTGGTTCTGGACAATTGTTTTTCTCATACCTTACTTACAGATGTTTTTATTCCTTTACTCTTGTACAAGAGCTGACCCCAAAACGGTGGGCTACTGTATTATCCCCATATGCTTGGCAGTTATATGCAATCGCCACCAAGCATTTGTCAAGGCTTCTAATCAGATCAGCAGACTACAACTGATTGACACATAA
- the LYSET gene encoding lysosomal enzyme trafficking factor isoform X2: MMNFRQRMGWIGVGLYLLASAAAFYYVFEINETYNRLALEHIQQHPEEPLEGTTWTHSLKTRLLSLPFWFWTIVFLIPYLQMFLFLYSCTRADPKTVGYCIIPICLAVICNRHQAFVKASNQISRLQLIDT, encoded by the coding sequence ATGATGAATTTCCGTCAGCGGATGGGATGGATCGGAGTGGGACTCTATCTATTAGCAAGTGCAGCGGCATTTTACTACGTTTTTGAAATCAATGAGACTTACAACAGGCTGGCCTTGGAACACATTCAAcagcacccagaggagccccttgaAGGAACCACGTGGACACACTCCTTGAAAACTCGGTTGCTCTCCCTGCCTTTTTGGTTCTGGACAATTGTTTTTCTCATACCTTACTTACAGATGTTTTTATTCCTTTACTCTTGTACAAGAGCTGACCCCAAAACGGTGGGCTACTGTATTATCCCCATATGCTTGGCAGTTATATGCAATCGCCACCAAGCATTTGTCAAGGCTTCTAATCAGATCAGCAGACTACAACTGATTGACACATAA